In Lates calcarifer isolate ASB-BC8 linkage group LG15, TLL_Latcal_v3, whole genome shotgun sequence, one genomic interval encodes:
- the trmt11 gene encoding tRNA (guanine(10)-N2)-methyltransferase homolog isoform X2: MMATSSSRSCLQYLLHLAQDNVDFRLPEIKALLALSGKPFHPCESFKEKSPFWCLNGLSEEDVRGIMARSVCAKSAFELWGHGQTHTELRTSLLNYPSENMSPFMHKDSTYRINVYTFNKTLAFADRIKRIDAMEYLPFKGTVSLKSPQHIFCLLEDYGTDPNNIPEHPDYIYFGRWIADGQRELIRSHSVKNRHFIGNTSMDAGLSFIMANHAKVKENDLVFDPFVGTGSLLVACSHFGAYVCGTDIDYNTIHGKGRSSRKNQKWRGPDENIRANLRQYGTEKMYVDVMVSDASKSVWKEAALFDAIITDPPYGIRESTRRTGSHKDITKPPDGIYVESHVPVSQAYHLSDIFTDLLNFSAHHLVMGGRLVYWLPVYRPDRK, encoded by the exons ATGATGGCGACTTCCAGTAGTCGATCATGCCTCCAGTATCTTTTACATCTTGCCCAAGATAATGTGGACTTCAGGTTACCG GAGATTAAGGCTCTCCTGGCTCTCAGTGGAAAACCGTTTCATCCTTGCGAAAGCTTCAAAGAAAAG TCTCCTTTCTGGTGTCTGAACGGTTTGTCTGAGGAGGATGTCCGTGGCATTATGGCCAGATCTGTTTGTGCAAA GTCTGCCTTTGAGTTATGGGGCcatggacagacacacactgaactcaGAACATCCCTCTTGAACTACCCATCAGAGAACATG TCACCATTCATGCACAAAGACTCCACATACAGAATCAACGTCTACACTTTCAACAAGACTCTGGCGTTTGCAGACAGAATCAAAAGGATTGAT GCTATGGAGTATCTTCCGTTTAAAGGCACAGTGAGTCTGAAGAGCCCCCAGCACATCTTCTGTTTGTTAGAGGATTATGGCACAGACCCCAACAACATCCCAGAACATCCAGACTACATCTACTTTGGCCGATGG ATAGCGGATGGTCAGCGTGAACTGATTCGTTCCCACAGTGTGAAGAACAGACACTTTATTGGAAACACCAGTATGGATGCTGGACTCTCATTCATCATGGCCAACCACGCTAAGGTCAAAGAGAATGACCTTGTTTTTGACCCGTTTGTTGGCACAG gGAGCCTGTTGGTAGCATGTTCTCATTTTGGAGCCTATGTCTGTGGAACAGATATTGATTACAACACTATTCATGGCAAAG GCCGGTCGAGCCGTAAAAACCAGAAGTGGCGAGGACCTGATGAGAATATTAGAGCCAACCTGCGGCAATATGGAACAGAGAAGATGTATGTGGATGTAATGGTGTCTGATGCATCTAAGTCTGTGTGGAAGGAGGCTGCTCTGTTTGATGCCATCATTACTGACC cTCCATATGGTATCCGTGAGTCCACAAGACGAACAGGCTCCCACAAAGACATCACAAAACCCCCAGACGGCAT CTATGTAGAGTCTCACGTCCCTGTCTCGCAGGCGTACCACCTTAGTGACATCTTCACAGATCTGTTAAACTTCTCTGCCCACCACCTGGTCATGGGCGGGAGGCTCGTCTATTGGCTGCCTGTCTACAGGCCAGA CAGAAAGTGA
- the hint3 gene encoding histidine triad nucleotide-binding protein 3 — translation MAGVEATQPAQADISKTSNVPAEGYDKKCIFCKIVNNEMGTELLHCDEEISCFRDIKPGAPHHYLVVPTRHVGNCKSLSKEHVPLVKRMVETGKEILQKNNVTDLSDVRFGFHWPPFCSVTHLHLHVLAPASQMGFMSRLFYRLNSYWFITADQLIELLSSKEETN, via the exons ATGGCAGGGGTCGAAGCTACACAACCTGCCCAGGCTGATATTTCCAAAACTAGCAACGTGCCAGCTGAAGGATATGacaagaaatgtattttctgcaAGATAGTAAACAATGAAATGGGAACGGAGCTTCTTCACTGT GATGAAGAGATCTCATGTTTCAGAGACATCAAACCTGGAGCTCCCCACCATTACCTGGTCGTCCCAACTAGACATGTTGGGAACTGCAAATCACTCAGCAAAGAACATGTGCCTTTAG TGAAACGGATGGTTGAGACAGGGAAGGAGATCCTCCAGAAGAACAATGTAACAGATCTCAGTGATGTCAG GTTTGGTTTCCACTGGCCCCCATTCTGTTCTGTTACACACCTACACCTTCATGTCTTGGCACCTGCCAGTCAAATGGGCTTCATGTCCCGCCTCTTCTACAGACTCAATTCCTATTGGTTTATCACG GCAGACCAGCTGATTGAGCTTCTCAGCTCTAAAGAGGAGACCAACTGA
- the trmt11 gene encoding tRNA (guanine(10)-N2)-methyltransferase homolog isoform X1, translating to MMATSSSRSCLQYLLHLAQDNVDFRLPEIKALLALSGKPFHPCESFKEKSPFWCLNGLSEEDVRGIMARSVCAKSAFELWGHGQTHTELRTSLLNYPSENMSPFMHKDSTYRINVYTFNKTLAFADRIKRIDAMEYLPFKGTVSLKSPQHIFCLLEDYGTDPNNIPEHPDYIYFGRWIADGQRELIRSHSVKNRHFIGNTSMDAGLSFIMANHAKVKENDLVFDPFVGTGSLLVACSHFGAYVCGTDIDYNTIHGKGRSSRKNQKWRGPDENIRANLRQYGTEKMYVDVMVSDASKSVWKEAALFDAIITDPPYGIRESTRRTGSHKDITKPPDGIYVESHVPVSQAYHLSDIFTDLLNFSAHHLVMGGRLVYWLPVYRPEYCEEMVPLNPCLQLISNCEQTLSSHTSRRLITMEKIKEPEELDSLAYLADPRFSPYQGHNAFREKYFSGLNKRGKENDKSDFNG from the exons ATGATGGCGACTTCCAGTAGTCGATCATGCCTCCAGTATCTTTTACATCTTGCCCAAGATAATGTGGACTTCAGGTTACCG GAGATTAAGGCTCTCCTGGCTCTCAGTGGAAAACCGTTTCATCCTTGCGAAAGCTTCAAAGAAAAG TCTCCTTTCTGGTGTCTGAACGGTTTGTCTGAGGAGGATGTCCGTGGCATTATGGCCAGATCTGTTTGTGCAAA GTCTGCCTTTGAGTTATGGGGCcatggacagacacacactgaactcaGAACATCCCTCTTGAACTACCCATCAGAGAACATG TCACCATTCATGCACAAAGACTCCACATACAGAATCAACGTCTACACTTTCAACAAGACTCTGGCGTTTGCAGACAGAATCAAAAGGATTGAT GCTATGGAGTATCTTCCGTTTAAAGGCACAGTGAGTCTGAAGAGCCCCCAGCACATCTTCTGTTTGTTAGAGGATTATGGCACAGACCCCAACAACATCCCAGAACATCCAGACTACATCTACTTTGGCCGATGG ATAGCGGATGGTCAGCGTGAACTGATTCGTTCCCACAGTGTGAAGAACAGACACTTTATTGGAAACACCAGTATGGATGCTGGACTCTCATTCATCATGGCCAACCACGCTAAGGTCAAAGAGAATGACCTTGTTTTTGACCCGTTTGTTGGCACAG gGAGCCTGTTGGTAGCATGTTCTCATTTTGGAGCCTATGTCTGTGGAACAGATATTGATTACAACACTATTCATGGCAAAG GCCGGTCGAGCCGTAAAAACCAGAAGTGGCGAGGACCTGATGAGAATATTAGAGCCAACCTGCGGCAATATGGAACAGAGAAGATGTATGTGGATGTAATGGTGTCTGATGCATCTAAGTCTGTGTGGAAGGAGGCTGCTCTGTTTGATGCCATCATTACTGACC cTCCATATGGTATCCGTGAGTCCACAAGACGAACAGGCTCCCACAAAGACATCACAAAACCCCCAGACGGCAT CTATGTAGAGTCTCACGTCCCTGTCTCGCAGGCGTACCACCTTAGTGACATCTTCACAGATCTGTTAAACTTCTCTGCCCACCACCTGGTCATGGGCGGGAGGCTCGTCTATTGGCTGCCTGTCTACAGGCCAGA GTACTGTGAGGAGATGGTCCCTCTTAATCCATGTCTCCAGCTCATCAGTAACTGTGAGCAGACTCTCTCCAGCCACACTTCACGACGCCTGATCACCATGGAGAAGATCAAAGAGCCAGAG GAATTAGACAGCCTGGCTTATCTTGCAGACCCACGCTTCAGCCCCTACCAGGGACACAACGCCTTCAGAGAGAAGTATTTCAGCGGACTTAACAAGAGGGGCAAGGAGAACGACAAATCTGATTTTAATGGATAG
- the trmt11 gene encoding tRNA (guanine(10)-N2)-methyltransferase homolog isoform X3, producing the protein MMATSSSRSCLQYLLHLAQDNVDFRLPEIKALLALSGKPFHPCESFKEKSPFWCLNGLSEEDVRGIMARSVCAKSAFELWGHGQTHTELRTSLLNYPSENMSPFMHKDSTYRINVYTFNKTLAFADRIKRIDAMEYLPFKGTVSLKSPQHIFCLLEDYGTDPNNIPEHPDYIYFGRWIADGQRELIRSHSVKNRHFIGNTSMDAGLSFIMANHAKVKENDLVFDPFVGTGSLLVACSHFGAYVCGTDIDYNTIHGKGRSSRKNQKWRGPDENIRANLRQYGTEKMYVDVMVSDASKSVWKEAALFDAIITDPPYGIRESTRRTGSHKDITKPPDGIYVESHVPVSQAYHLSDIFTDLLNFSAHHLVMGGRLVYWLPVYRPEK; encoded by the exons ATGATGGCGACTTCCAGTAGTCGATCATGCCTCCAGTATCTTTTACATCTTGCCCAAGATAATGTGGACTTCAGGTTACCG GAGATTAAGGCTCTCCTGGCTCTCAGTGGAAAACCGTTTCATCCTTGCGAAAGCTTCAAAGAAAAG TCTCCTTTCTGGTGTCTGAACGGTTTGTCTGAGGAGGATGTCCGTGGCATTATGGCCAGATCTGTTTGTGCAAA GTCTGCCTTTGAGTTATGGGGCcatggacagacacacactgaactcaGAACATCCCTCTTGAACTACCCATCAGAGAACATG TCACCATTCATGCACAAAGACTCCACATACAGAATCAACGTCTACACTTTCAACAAGACTCTGGCGTTTGCAGACAGAATCAAAAGGATTGAT GCTATGGAGTATCTTCCGTTTAAAGGCACAGTGAGTCTGAAGAGCCCCCAGCACATCTTCTGTTTGTTAGAGGATTATGGCACAGACCCCAACAACATCCCAGAACATCCAGACTACATCTACTTTGGCCGATGG ATAGCGGATGGTCAGCGTGAACTGATTCGTTCCCACAGTGTGAAGAACAGACACTTTATTGGAAACACCAGTATGGATGCTGGACTCTCATTCATCATGGCCAACCACGCTAAGGTCAAAGAGAATGACCTTGTTTTTGACCCGTTTGTTGGCACAG gGAGCCTGTTGGTAGCATGTTCTCATTTTGGAGCCTATGTCTGTGGAACAGATATTGATTACAACACTATTCATGGCAAAG GCCGGTCGAGCCGTAAAAACCAGAAGTGGCGAGGACCTGATGAGAATATTAGAGCCAACCTGCGGCAATATGGAACAGAGAAGATGTATGTGGATGTAATGGTGTCTGATGCATCTAAGTCTGTGTGGAAGGAGGCTGCTCTGTTTGATGCCATCATTACTGACC cTCCATATGGTATCCGTGAGTCCACAAGACGAACAGGCTCCCACAAAGACATCACAAAACCCCCAGACGGCAT CTATGTAGAGTCTCACGTCCCTGTCTCGCAGGCGTACCACCTTAGTGACATCTTCACAGATCTGTTAAACTTCTCTGCCCACCACCTGGTCATGGGCGGGAGGCTCGTCTATTGGCTGCCTGTCTACAGGCCAGA AAAGTGA
- the si:dkey-29b11.3 gene encoding actin-binding Rho-activating protein-like: METNSESTTILETEDNVPAPSHSRDDTAACIVSVKGLKENWQKWSDEHQVYQKHNPFSHDTRPSVVVPQRGQDDYGRPLQGSMTEQRGKDAHTHISREVQELCEVIRIIGEPRDSVEGGSSSNGKVITVEFGKLFEHYVTISNKLVGILLRARKQKLVDFKGEMLWQGKDDHVLITLLQ, encoded by the coding sequence ATGGAGACAAACAGTGAGAGCACCACCATCTTGGAAACTGAAGATAACGTCCCAGCTCCTTCTCACTCCAGGGATGACACTGCAGCGTGCATTGTTTCTGTGAAAGGCTTAAAGGAGAACTGGCAGAAGTGGTCTGACGAGCACCAGGTGTACCAGAAGCACAATCCCTTCAGTCACGACACCAGGCCCAGCGTGGTGGTCCCTCAGAGGGGGCAGGACGACTATGGGAGGCCCCTGCAGGGCTCTATGACAGAGCAGCGGGGGAaagatgctcacacacacatcagcagagAGGTCCAGGAGCTGTGTGAGGTGATAAGGATCATTGGGGAGCCGAGAGACAGCGTTGAGGGTGGAAGCAGCAGCAATGGGAAAGTGATCACTGTAGAATTTGGGAAACTGTTTGAGCATTATGTGACTATCTCTAATAAACTGGTGGGGATTCTTCTACGAGCGAGGAAGCAGAAGCTGGTTGACTTTAAGGGGGAGATGCTGTGGCAGGGCAAGGATGACCATGTACTTATCACTCTGTTACAGTGA
- the LOC108888430 gene encoding nuclear receptor coactivator 7 isoform X2 has product MLPGLAGVQNLTEKSRIMKLLPENIRVLYFASDCMEPYVEIIRVKDSKRRLSLCSSEDSEAEEPEYQEEVEDALPVLNNHSLLLDDHHLGQLAAHMPARTQGYPWQLVYSTAIHGSSLKTLYRNMANLDSPVLLIIKDMHKKVFGAFSSHPFRVSKYCYGTGETFLFSFNPDFQAYRWSGENSYFVSGNLESLQIGGGGGGFALWLDADLYHGASFSCPTFHNAPLSTQEDFIVQDLEVWTVQN; this is encoded by the exons ATGCTGCCTGGTTTAGCTGGAGTGCAGAACTTGACAGAGAAATCAAGAATTATGAAGCTGCTACCAGAAAATATCAGAGTACTTTATTTTGCTAGTGATTGTATGGAACCGTATGTAGAG ATTATCAGAGTGAAGGACTCCAAACGCCGCCTGAGTCTGTGTAGCTCAGAGGACTCAGAGGCAGAAGAGCCTGAGTACCAGGAGGAAGTTGAAGATGCTCTCCCTGTCCTGAACAACCACAGCCTGCTGCTGGATGACCACCACCTGGGCCAA CTTGCTGCTCACATGCCAGCAAGGACCCAGGGCTATCCATGGCAATTGGTCTACAGCACTGCCATCCATGGGAGCAGCCTAAAGACACTGTACAGGAATATGGCTAATCTAGACAGTCCTGTGCTGCTGATCATCAAAGATATGCACAAAAAG GTGTTTGGGGCTTTTTCTTCACATCCATTCAGAGTTAGTAAATACTGCTATGGCACAGGAGAAACCTTCCTTTTCAGCTTCAACCCTGATTTTCAG GCATACAGGTGGAGCGGGGAGAACTCGTACTTTGTGAGCGGCAACTTGGAATCTCTGCAGATTGGTGGAGGAGG GGGCGGCTTTGCTTTGTGGCTGGATGCTGATCTGTATCACGGTGCAAGTTTTTCCTGTCCTACCTTCCACAATGCGCCTCTCTCCACACAGGAAGATTTTATCGTACAAGACCTTGAGGTCTGGACTGTGCAGAACTGA